A single window of Plasmodium reichenowi strain SY57 chromosome 14, whole genome shotgun sequence DNA harbors:
- a CDS encoding hypothetical protein (conserved Plasmodium protein, unknown function), whose protein sequence is MEEKTKNVELITSDFIENEILEKYDIFSKAYSSSDNLSFVDSEEDQSAKNLDDSKKKNILSLTVHNIINIYPNNERNREFKKYKEKKIEEKRKKQYEEEKEIIEQKKKIYEEKRKIKLEKYKVEKMKKKLIEREKYNKENIEYNYITIFNYFNYLMNNRKHYDIYFSFHDLYISPMRLYYFINMKIDEIYYLDMSRKWLSDNYVSIILQLCSCKKVKMLNLSYNKISYKSIKLFCNFLKENKFLFYLNLENNNLTSQGNTGEVINELFDVLKNNKSIKILNVANTNMKKDNAESICSMLEMNKIITDINIENNNFTSDQNYRIISYLRRNKKIWIQQAEHEKEENERMGKEENYMHTYLMSVESSIIEIENRERRRSLNKMMYINMWKDEIREKKLKEEEIHETLEKEHEKRIKTLQRKKKKKKKK, encoded by the exons ATGGAAGAAAAAACGAAGAACGTAGAATTAATAACGTCGGATTTTatagaaaatgaaatattggaaaaatatgatattttttctaaGGCGTATAGTTCTAGTGATAATTTGAGTTTTGTTGACAGTGAAGAAGATCAATCAGCAAAAAATTTAG ACGATTccaagaaaaaaaatatattaagtTTAACAgtacataatattataaatatataccCTAACAATGAAAGAAATAGAGAGTTTAAAAAGTATAAG GAAAAAAAGATCGAAGAGAAAAGGAAGAAGCAATATGAAGAAGAGAAGGAAATTATAGAACAAAAGAAGAAGATATATGAAGAGaagagaaaaataaaattagaaaaatacaaagtcgagaaaatgaaaaagaaattaatagaaagagaaaaatataataaagaaaatatcgaatataattatataacaatatttaattattttaattatctaatgaataatagaaaacattatgatatatatttttcatttcatGATTTGTATATATCCCCGATGAggttatattattttattaatatgaaaattgatgagatttattatttag ATATGTCAAGAAAATGGTTATCAGACAATTACGTGtctataatattacaattGTGTTCATgtaaaaaagtaaaaatgttaaacttgtcatataataaaataagttACAAAAGTATCAAATTgttttgtaattttttaaag gaaaataaatttttattttatctaaATTTGGAAAACAACAATTTAACAAGTCAAGGAAATACAGGGGAAGtaataaatgaattatttgatgttcttaaaaataataaatcaataaaaatattaaacgtggctaatacaaatatgaaaaag GATAATGCAGAAAGTATATGTAGTATGTTAGaaatgaacaaaattattactGACATAAACATAgagaataataatttta CTTCTGATCAAAATTATAGGataatatcatatttaaggagaaataaaaaaatatggattCAACAAGCAGAACatgaaaaagaagaaaatgaaagaatgggaaaagaagaaaattatatgcACACATATCTAATGTCTGTAGAATCGTCTAT TATTGAAATTGAAAATAGGGAACGACGAAGGAGTTTGAACAAAATG atgtatattaatatgtgGAAAGACGAAATAAGggaaaagaaattaaagGAGGAAGAAATCCATGAAACGCTGGAAAAG GAACATGAAAAGAGAATAAAAACTTTGCAgagaaaaaagaagaaaaagaaaaagaaataa
- a CDS encoding early transcribed membrane protein 14.1: MKVSNILFFFFAIIAVKLVYPGYVAAGSNNNGGDPSGKKLTDIEKKKRNKNIVLYSSLASALALLVGTGVGLGFYYKNKNDKGEKEETDGAKPKNTEVKEPAPTTTA; encoded by the coding sequence atgaaagtttctaatattttattctttttctttGCTATCATAGCAGTAAAATTAGTATATCCAGGTTATGTTGCTGCCGGatctaataataatggaGGAGACCCTAGTGGAAAGAAATTAACTGATATAGAGAAGAAGAAgagaaataaaaacattGTATTATACTCTTCATTAGCATCTGCTTTAGCTTTACTTGTTGGTACTGGTGTTGGTCTTGGATTCTACtacaaaaacaaaaacgATAAAGgagaaaaagaagaaacCGATGGTGCCAAACCAAAAAATACTGAAGTAAAAGAACCAGCCCCAACCACAACAGCTTAA
- a CDS encoding lysophospholipase, putative, whose product MVENELDYENNVSNSSLDGKPRLHSFFNKDGLLLRTYSWTVKKAIGIFLLIHGLNGHVRLQYLRQNVEVVSNDKAILKDQDNYYVYKDSWIEKLNEKGYSVYGIDLQGHGLSDGWENLKANINNFDDLVYDVIQYLQEINRTVCLDYERNKYLRAIREKNTDMKALKKDKIPIYIMGLSMGGNVVLRTLELLGKSGDYKNINIKGCISLSGMISLEELSSKASIKYKYFLVPLSKFISCIFPKWRINQNFNFEMFPFVNDIINFDKHRSKKWITFKFGHQILRSITNLRKDIKYIPRDIPILFVHSIHDCACYYGGVVTFYDQLDNDKKELYTLYDMDHLLTMEPGNEKVLEKVLDWISCTFNNKKRR is encoded by the coding sequence ATGGTTGAAAATGAGTTAGATTACGAAAATAATGTAAGTAATAGTAGTTTAGATGGGAAACCAAGATTACATTCCTTTTTTAACAAGGATGGTTTATTATTAAGAACTTATTCTTGGACTGTTAAGAAGGCCATAGGgatatttttgttaattCATGGTTTGAATGGACATGTGAGATTACAATATTTAAGGCAGAATGTTGAAGTAGTTAGTAACGATAAAGCTATATTAAAGGATCAGgataattattatgtatataaagATAGTTGGATAGAGAAATTGAATGAGAAAGGTTATTCAGTTTATGGTATAGATTTACAAGGTCATGGTTTATCAGATGGATGGGAGAATTTAAAGGcgaatataaataattttgatgATCTTGTATATGATGTAATACAATATCTTCAGGAAATTAATAGAACAGTATGTTTAGATTATGAAAGAAATAAGTATTTAAGAGCTATAagggaaaaaaatacaGATATGAAAgctttaaaaaaagataaaattcctatatatattatggGTTTATCTATGGGTGGTAATGTTGTTTTAAGAACATTAGAATTATTAGGAAAGTCAGGtgattataaaaatattaatataaaaggaTGTATATCCTTATCTGGTATGATTTCCCTTGAGGAGTTATCATCAAAAGCttcaataaaatataaatatttcttaGTTCCGCTTTCAAAGTTTATATCTTGTATTTTTCCAAAATGGAGAATTAATCAAAATTTCAATTTTGAAATGTTCCCATTTGTTAATGACATTATTAATTTTGATAAACATAGATCAAAAAAATGGATAACCTTTAAATTTGGTCATCAAATTTTAAGATCTATAACAAATTTACgaaaagatataaaatatattccaCGAGATATTcctatattatttgttcatTCCATTCACGATTGTGCATGTTATTATGGAGGTGTTGTAACATTTTATGATCAATtagataatgataaaaaagaaCTTTATACACTTTATGATATGGATCATTTATTAACAATGGAACCAGGAAATGAAAAGGTTTTAGAAAAGGTCCTAGATTGGATCTCATGTACgtttaataataagaagaGAAGATGA
- a CDS encoding hypothetical protein (conserved Plasmodium protein, unknown function~part of same gene as PRSY57_1401300B~gap found within coding sequence), with translation MSSNNNLNEEEEILFFYEDPKFFDEKNLYQVNRAPWFYHLVNVLGLTKDNFMEIKHMVEDKKNNILNLINYKSYTDNYLKKNETMKNMLCAYLYSCKTSLYEYSKNINCEQNIHFVFTFGNITADLDSVCSSIIYSFFLFIWYSLKTNLMGKKKDDPLMFFIPVINIKKNDMRLKIL, from the exons atgtcaagtaataataatttgaatGAGGAAGAAGAAATATTGTTTTTCTATGAAGATCCCAAATTTTTTGATGagaaaaatttatatcaaGTAAATCGAGCACCATGGTTTTATCATCTGGTTAATG tCCTGGGGTTAACTAAGGACAATTTTATGgaaataaaacatatgGTAGAAGATAAAAAGAACAACATATTGAATcttattaattataaatcATATACCGATAActatttgaaaaaaaatgagaccatgaaaaatatgttatgtgcttatttatattcttgTAAAACAtcattatatgaatattctaaaaatataaattgtGAACAAAATATTCATTTCGTTTTTACCTTTGGGAATATAACAGCAGATTtg GATTCGGTGTGCTCatctattatatatagtttttttttgttcatatgGTACTCATTAAAGACAAATTTAATGGGGAAGAAAAAAGACGACCCCTTAATGTTTTTTATACCtgttattaatattaagaAGAATGATATGAGACTTAAAATATtg
- a CDS encoding putative exported protein (Plasmodium exported protein, unknown function) — MYVIKIYHIIIFYVCLHNFLKTSLNIDYEKGVECSLYLINKTNYNKFYIKEKRELGERESSQNLQSSQNLQSLQNLPNLPNLPTLQNLPNLPNLQNLPNSPNSPYSSNSSNSPNSPNTYISKNSRKRIFDSSLTLDEINELRNIIFFERRILDDLVDDVQNSIDDGKHIIFLRDFVKNKMRLHIRSYGLKYSFNGINNMGNNLLNQMEEINSNFPLTHESVNVMYISYKTELDISMELLDCVLRQRDEQKRNEFLCNMNDIRLTLYVRFNSEGINIKEEIIDKMIIRIKERILHIITYHENLPSHIYRH, encoded by the coding sequence atgtatgtaataaaaatatatcatattattatattttatgtttgtcttcataattttttaaagacATCATTAAATATAGATTATGAAAAGGGTGTAGAATGTAGCTtgtatttaataaataaaactaattataataaattttatataaaagaaaaacgAGAATTAGGTGAAAGGGAAAGTTCACAAAATTTACAAAGTTCACAAAATTTACAAAGTTTACAAAATTTACCAAATTTACCAAATTTACCAACTTTACAAAATTTACCAAATTTACCaaatttacaaaatttaCCAAATTCACCAAATTCGCCATATTCATCAAATTCATCAAATTCACCAAATTCACcaaatacatatatttcaaaaaattcAAGGAAACGTATATTTGATTCTTCTTTAACCCTTGATGAAATAAATGAGCtgagaaatataatattttttgaaagACGAATTCTTGATGATTTGGTAGATGATGTTCAAAATAGTATTGATGATGGAAagcatataatatttttgagagattttgtaaaaaataaaatgcGTTTACATATTAGATCATATGgattaaaatattcattcaatggaataaataacatgggtaataatttattaaatcaGATGGAAGAAATTAATTCTAATTTCCCATTAACACATGAAAGTGTTAATGTAAtgtatatttcttataaaaCAGAACTTGATATATCAATGGAACTTTTAGATTGTGTGTTAAGACAAAGAGATGAACAGAAAAGAAATgaatttttatgtaatatgaatgatatACGTTTAACATTATATGTACGATTTAATTCTGAGggtataaatattaaagaagaaataatagataaaatgataatacGTATAAAAGAGAGAATTCTTCATATAATTACATATCATGAAAATTTACCATCTCATATATATAgacattaa
- a CDS encoding hypothetical protein (conserved Plasmodium protein, unknown function~part of same gene as PRSY57_1401300A~gap found within coding sequence), translated as IIWWLEKCGIENPEELLIFNDDLNLLEVLKNDTKYDTCLVDFNKSENNCVYNINNIKSIIDHHILNEEMKNKKITKSVFPIYVCSCMVIIAYFYKYSSEFLGISLLNRDIMWLIYGTMLKDSNNFPKDDFRKRWIQSDLNIYLSMKKYFRIPDIMDIYITQKFNNIRFSIDLKKFGIENLLFVDYKDYNYDIQGKKFTIRICSLDFSVESILSHENVDTLVNKMCELCEENKFAAFILMGSYMINYVYHKDIGLLFFNEDITKDKLLMALIANQDISLCEKGFKRITCKNESRNIDLFQINNTSYSRKRLECFLSY; from the exons ATTATATGGTGGTTGGAAAAATGTGGAATTGAAAATCCTGAGGAGCTTCTAATTTTTAATGATGACCTAAATTTATTAGaa gttttaaaaaatgatacTAAGTATGATACCTGTTTGGTCGATTTTAACAAGTCAGAAAATAACTGCGTATA taatataaataatataaaatcgATTATCGACCATCACatattaaatgaagaaatgaaaaataaaaaaataaccAAATCTGTGTTTCcaatatatgtgtgtagCTGTATGGTTATAATAGCTTATTTT TATAAATATTCGAGTGAATTTCTAGGAATTTCTCTTTTGAATAGAGATATAATGTGGCTAATATATGGAACAATGTTAAAAG ATTCTAATAATTTTCCAAAAGATGATTTTCGTAAAAGATGGATACAATC agatttaaatatttatttatctatgaagaaatattttagaATACCTGATAtaatggatatatatattacacagaaatttaataatatcagATTTTCAATCGACCTAAAAAAATTT GGAATAGagaatttattatttgttgaTTACAAGGATTATAATTATGACATCCAAGGGAAAAAATTCACA ATAAGAATTTGTTCCTTAGATTTTAGTGTTGAATCCATTTTATCTCATGAAAATGTAGACACATTAGTAAATAAAATG TGTGAACTTTgtgaagaaaataaatttgCTGCTTTTATTTTGATGGGCTCATATATGATTAATTATG tttACCACAAAGATATAGGATTACTTTTTTTCAATGAAGATATAACAAAAGata AACTCCTTATGGCTTTAATAGCAAACCAGGACATAAGCCTTTGTGAAAAAGgatttaaaagaataacATGTAAAAATGAATCAAGGAATATTGACCTTTTCCAaatt aATAATACAAGTTATTCGAGAAAACGACTGGAATGTTTTTTAAGTTATTA
- a CDS encoding aminopeptidase, putative: MKNINGSYSISIKKKNLSTYDKLIFGKSSKRSCDKDLEKNKKFVNKFYLMCLRYCFIGLICIVIILNNCILETDRFSTIKLDDNVYRRILCDVIKYGIGANNLKKNIRQRTNNKQDNNYKDDERFIKYEIPDSLKNDNIECPYEYGEVFYGTHGIINYELKGNQESETLVITFHGLYGSNLEFYEIQKFLVKSNYQVLNFDLYGYGLSATPKYNDKEKTYGIDFYVEQTEELLKHLNLENKDYYLVGFSMGCIIAAGFTRKYTEKVKKIVLISPVGVLNEKPWYLKIFKKCSFLINLSTFVLRPFCFRPLKGKRVNGYDDDEEVELDIGHGRNHNNSDYNDIYQKNEFLYNRLMWHLFVKKDNVVQSILGCINNLHMWSAHHIYREVGNTGIPVLILGGKDDEYCSEEVFENTSRYFKNKHLIIFDDASHLVLLEETRKINMCTLLFFKSPDDVCLQEFKNKFPIDKNGQYKT; the protein is encoded by the exons atgaaaaatattaatggGTCCTATTCTAtttcaataaaaaaaaaaaacttaaGTACATATGATAAACTAATTTTCGGAAAATCTTCCAAACGTTCTTGTGATAAGGATttggaaaaaaataagaagTTTGTAAATAAGTTTTATTTGATGTGTTTAAGATATTGTTTTATTGGATTGATATgtatagtaataatattg aaTAATTGTATATTAGAAACTGATAGGTTTTCCACCATAAAATTAGATGACAATGTTTATAGAAGGATATTATGTGATGTAATTAAATATGGTATAGGGGCAAACAATttgaaaaagaatataagACAGagaacaaataataaacaagataataattataaagaCGATGAAAGgtttattaaatatgaaattCCTGATagtttaaaaaatgataatattgaATGCCCTTATGAATACGGTGAAGTATTTTATGGAACACATGGcataataaattatgaatTGAAGGGGAATCAGGAATCTGAGACTTTGGTAATTACATTTCATGGATTATATGGATCTAATTTAGAATTTTATGAAATTCAGAAATTTTTGGTAAAATCGAATTATCAAGTTCTTaattttgatttatatGGTTATGGTTTATCTGCAACAccaaaatataatgataaagaaaaaacgTATGGTATTGACTTTTATGTAGAACAAACagaagaattattaaaGCATTTGAACCTAGAAAATAAGGATTATTATTTAGTGGGTTTTTCTATGGGATGTATAATTGCGGCAGGGTTTACTCGAAAGTATACAGAAAAAgtgaaaaaaattgtattaATATCACCCGTTGGTGTATTAAATGAGAAACCTTggtatttaaaaatattcaaaaaatgTTCTTTCTTAATTAATTTGTCAACTTTTGTTTTACGACCTTTTTGTTTTAGACCACTTAAAGGAAAAAGGGTAAATGGatatgatgatgatgaagaagTTGAACTTGATATTGGTCATGGTCGTAACCATAATAATAGtgattataatgatatctatcaaaaaaatgagtttttatataatagaCTAATGTGGCATCTTTTCGTAAAAAAAGATAACGTAGTACAATCTATACTTGGTTGCATAAATAATTTGCATATGTGGAGTGctcatcatatttatagAGAAGTTGGGAACACTGGAATACCTGTTTTAATTTTAGGTGGAAAGGATGATGAATATTGTTCAGAGGAAGTTTTTGAGAATACAAGtagatattttaaaaacaaacaTTTAATCATATTCGACGATGCTAGTCATTTAGTTCTATTAGAAGAAACACgaaaaattaatatgtgtacattattattttttaaatcgCCGGATGATGTATGTTTACAAgaatttaaaaacaaattccctattgataaaaatggtcaatataaaacatga
- a CDS encoding choline kinase, with product MESQICDPIGLDKNKFRNVEEENEENSKIVENGQMTFNDDLEMFTTIQLNQEIDIRKNPFPLHMINQKNDIPLCAQEFSKLTDPLYIKKICLEKVHDWSRCNEDDVCVNQILSGLTNQLFEVSIKEDTAIEYRITRRHVLFRIYGKDVDALYNPLSEFEVYKTMSKYKIAPLLLNTFDGGRIEEWLYGDPLSIDDLKNKSILVGIANVLGKFHTLSRKRHLPEHWDKTPCVFKMMDRWRLAVSNYKNLDKVTLDINKYIQESHKFLKFIKIYTQIENIANDVVFCHNDLQENNIMNTNKCLRLIDFEYSGYNFLSADIANFFIETTIDYSYNAYPFFIINKKNYISYESRILFVTTYLSKYLDDSTAASDQDIIDQFLEAIEVQALGLHLIWAFWSIIRGYQTKSYNEFDFFLYAKERLKMYDEQKQYLMSKNIIKDYDD from the coding sequence atggaaaGCCAAATCTGTGACCCCATTGGGCTCGATAAAAATAAGTTTCGTAATGTAGAAGAGGAAAATGAGGAGAATAGTAAAATAGTAGAAAATGGGCAAATGACATTTAATGACGATTTAGAAATGTTCACAACAATACAACTTAATCAAGAAATAGATATACGTAAGAACCCTTTTCCATTACATATGATAAATCAAAAGAATGATATACCCTTATGTGCTCAAGAATTTTCAAAATTAACAGAtcctttatatattaaaaaaatatgtcTTGAAAAAGTACATGATTGGTCTAGGTGTAATGAAGATGATGTATGTGTAAATCAAATTTTAAGTGGATTAACTAATCAACTTTTTGAAGTTAGTATAAAAGAAGACACAGCAATTGAATATAGAATAACGAGAAGGCATGTTTTATTTAGAATATATGGAAAAGATGTAGATGCATTATATAATCCTTTAAGTGAATTTGAAGTATATAAAACAATgagtaaatataaaatagcacctttattattaaatacatTTGATGGTGGCCGTATCGAGGAATGGTTATATGGAGATCCTTTAAGTATTgatgatttaaaaaataaatctaTATTAGTTGGAATAGCTAATGTATTAGGAAAATTTCATACACTTAGTCGAAAACGTCATTTACCTGAACACTGGGATAAAACTCCTTGTGTATTTAAAATGATGGATAGATGGAGATTAGCTGTATCgaattataaaaatctTGATAAAGTAACATtagatattaataaatatatacaagaATCTCATAAATTcttaaaatttattaaaatatatacacaaatagaaaatatagCAAATGATGTCGTTTTTTGTCATAATGATTTacaagaaaataatataatgaatacaaataaatgtTTAAGATTAATCGATTTTGAATATTCAGGATATAATTTCCTATCAGCAGATATAGCAAACTTCTTTATAGAAACAACAATCgattattcatataatgcatatccattttttattattaataaaaaaaattacatcTCATATGAATCTAGAATACTTTTTGTAACTACTTATCTATCCAAATATCTAGATGATTCAACAGCAGCTTCAGATCAAGATATCATAGACCAATTCCTAGAAGCTATAGAAGTACAAGCTTTAGGTCTACATCTAATATGGGCATTCTGGTCTATCATAAGAGGATACCAAACAAAAAGTTATAATGAATTTGATTTCTTCTTATATGCAAAGGAAAGACTTAAAATGTATGATGAACAAAAACAATATTTAATGTccaaaaatattatcaaGGATTATGACGattaa
- a CDS encoding putative exported protein (Plasmodium exported protein, unknown function): MFLSYIRTFSFTLLLCLIALSCNNNTDIYYLTKYKNFPIVKSPHIRSLAESYKQYKITSKYDELRTLGASSPQKKKPSKYDEIRRFLEPTQKQKKPSKYDDVRGFGEPTQKKKKTSKYDDLRRFGEPTQKKKMPSKYDDLRTLKKQNDNNKGYPTTNNDLKLLSDNYEKEKTEKHKLLKFIKKKDKENSERQKHGLPPDMSYNGLSSKKKTEEYVLSDVGYTIKKGILKALKFTWRSISFFIKLIFFGLISLLFWIFRGISSLF; this comes from the exons atgttcctttcttatattagaacattttcatttacacttttattatgtttaatAGCATTATCATGCAAT aataatacagatatttattatctgacaaaatataaaaacttCCCAATAGTTAAATCACCGCATATAAGATCATTAGCAGAAAGTTAcaaacaatataaaattacTAGTAAGTATGATGAGCTTAGAACTTTAGGTGCGTCTTCTccacaaaaaaaaaaacctagtaaatatgatgaaatTAGAAGGTTTCTTGAACCCACACAAAAACAGAAAAAACCTAGTAAGTATGATGATGTTAGAGGGTTTGGTGAACCCacacaaaaaaagaaaaaaactAGTAAGTATGATGATCTTAGAAGGTTTGGTGAACCtacacaaaaaaagaaaatgcCTAGTAAGTATGATGACCTTAGaacattaaaaaaacaaaacgataataataaaggGTACCCAACAACTAATAATGATTTAAAACTTTTGTCAGACAATTatgaaaaggaaaaaacCGAAAAACacaaattattaaaatttataaaaaaaaaggataaagAAAATAGTGAAAGACAAAAACATGGACTACCTCCAGATATGTCATATAATGGATTATcctcaaaaaaaaaaacagaaGAATATGTATTGTCAGATGTAGGatatacaataaaaaaaggaatattaAAGGCTTTAAAATTTACTTGGAGATCTATAagtttttttataaaactTATATTCTTTGGATTAATATCACTCCTGTTTTGGATATTTAGAGGTATATCGAGTTTATTTTAA
- a CDS encoding exported protein (PHISTb) — translation MVSYNEYKLCLNNPRLDMKRKNYKYNVDEGIIRKGAKWICLINKVFHFHFFICICVLLHMMVFGVCIYKGEGSVNVTEPKTISSRTLYENKGVAYESNVAVHDNLLNKLYMSPNVENNGIKEDNVFGNNDLGGMESHQMFKEKIRRSSRLSKGNYSNFKDGFGYEYSELADSMTDEEIDKEVDELMEYTTNNKEKVYNLWWQIMRNERIKYVTIMKNLYKFFLKLKKKYNVDNTFSEKQWNICKKAVKKNRINYEKSINTTFLNWCNSLLLRKDDYQKLIKSNRLKWKELSIKTEKACRDNMVQAFEEKVKAESTKLDLDYVTEHIRKNNKRKKITKDGDGCYSTQSNVQYNECMKTSDYIDAEDSDALVEDEVTEEENISDESVKKEEEKEEEEGVDIVEDEDALKDSSASGDSSTSKYTILSADSAEYMESDILSVLDVPDVNGPASARSVYVKAYTPEPREKLYRPKVRYVTI, via the exons atgGTTTCTTATAATGAATACAAGTTATGCTTAAATAATCCTCGTTTAGATATGaagagaaaaaattataaatataatgttgATGAAGGAATAATTAGGAAAGGTGCAAAATGGATATGTTTGATAAATAAAgtttttcattttcattttttcatatgCATATGTGTATTACTCCATATGATGGTATTT gGTGTTTGTATATACAAAGGTGAAGGAAGTGTTAATGTTACAGAACCCAAGACTATTTCTTCCAGAACATTATATGAGAATAAGGGAGTTGCCTATGAATCTAATGTAGCAGTACatgataatttattaaataaattatacatGTCACCAAATGTTGAAAATAATGGAATTAAAGAAGATAATGTATTTGGAAATAATGATTTAGGTGGAATGGAATCCCATCAAATGTTTAAGGAAAAGATTAGAAGATCATCCAGATTATCAAAAGGTAATTATAGTAATTTTAAAGATGGATTTGGTTATGAATATTCAGAACTTGCTGATAGCATGACTGATGAAGAAATAGATAAAGAAGTAGATGAATTGATGGAATATACGactaataataaagaaaaagtatataatttatggTGGCAAATAATGAGAAATGaaagaattaaatatgttacgattatgaaaaatttatacaaattttttcttaaattgaaaaagaaatataatgtTGATAATACTTTTTCCGAGAAACAATGgaatatatgtaaaaaggcagtaaaaaaaaatagaataaATTACGAAAAAAGTATTAATACGACATTCTTAAATTGGTGCAACTCACTATTGTTAAGAAAAGATGATTATCAGAAACTTATAAAATCGAATAGATTAAAATGGAAAGAATTAAGTATTAAAACAGAAAAGGCTTGTAGGGATAATATGGTTCAAGCTTTTGAAGAAAAAGTAAAAGCCGAAAGTACAAAACTAGATTTAGATTATGTGACTGAACATATTAGAAAGAAcaataaaagaaaaaaaattactaAAGACGGAGATGGTTGTTATTCTACACAATCTAATGTACAGTATAATGAGTGTATGAAAACATCTGATTATATTGATGCAGAAGATTCTGATGCTCTTGTAGAAGACGAAGTAACTGAGGAGGAAAATATTTCAGATGAATCCgttaaaaaagaagaagaaaaagaagaagaagaaggAGTAGATATTGTAGAGGATGAAGATGCTTTAAAAGATTCAAGTGCTTCAGGAGATTCAAGCACttcaaaatatacaattttATCTGCAGATTCTGCAGAATATATGGAATCAGATATTTTGTCAGTTTTGGATGTACCAGATGTAAATGGTCCTGCTTCTGCACGTAGTGTATATGTTAAGGCATATACCCCAGAACCTAGGGAAAAGTTATACCGTCCAAAGGTGAGATATGTGACTATATAA